In the genome of Strix uralensis isolate ZFMK-TIS-50842 chromosome 19, bStrUra1, whole genome shotgun sequence, the window gttgttcttcaaccctcagcaatcccacaacagaggggtcctctgagagaccCGGCAACGCAGACAGCTGTTTGACTTCCtctgtctccaaggcagctataccaaaagcccaccgattgggtccttaaaataccctgtcctgagataatctataccaagaatgcATGGCGCTTCTGGGACGGTCACGATGGGGTGCTTTTGCCACTCATTCGcagttaggctcacctcggcctccaacacagtcagctgttgagacccctcTTGAAATACCAATGgtttctgcccctttaaaatgggatggcatcagggtgcgttgggcaccagtgtccactagagccttatactgctgtgGGTGGAATGTGCCAagccatcgaatccacacaggccAATAAACTCGATTGTTCCTGTCCTCCACGTGGCTGGAGGTAGGGTCCCTCTAACGTTGGTCATAGTATCCACTATCGACGAATGGGttagagctgcagcaggagcaggaacaggagcagcaagagcaggagcaGCGGCAGAaccagtggcagcagcagtggcaggagcagcagcaagagcaggacaagcagcagcaggagcggtGGCAGCGGCAGCCAAGTGCTCCAGCAGGGTCAGCTTGAGCTGGTTGCTTAGGACATcgtccagctgggttttgagtatctccaaggatggagactccacaacctctctgggcaacctggtctgcTGTTTGACCCCCCTCTTGGTAAGGAAGTGTTTTCTTGCCTTGAGCTGGGACTtcatgtgtttcaatttgtgcccactCCCACTCGTGCTGCCAGTTGGTACTTCTGAGAAGTGATTATGGCTCCCTCTTCATTCCCTTCCATCAGGTATGGGAAGAAtcccagctctcacagcctcCCCTCAAATTTCAGACACACCAAGCCCTTAACCAGTTTTGTGACAAAGCAGGGAAGACCTGTGTGGAGGCAGGAGTAGCCAGCAGCTAGCCATGCCACCAAGAGATGTGCTGTATCGCGTGGTCAGGAGCGACTTGGCAGGGGTCAGAGGACAGGAATGATCCTGCGTGGTTATGAAAGACACAGAGGTGGCCGGAGCCTCTTCCTGCCCACACGACCACCCCTCTCTTACACACACTTGCACTTCTGCCTCTCTGGCCACCTGCCTCCCTTTCCCAATCCCTGGACATCTCCTTGGGATATCTCTTCCCCACGACCATGGACACCTTGATCTCCCCACCCTGCTCTCCTCTGGGTGCACTTCCCAGTACTTTTGCACTTCCAAGGATGCCTTGTGGTTGCTGGAGTTCAGCACCTGTGAGCAGCGTACCTGGACGTGGCTGCATGGAAGCAAGATGCGAGGAGAAGAGCCTGGGGTTTGGCCAAGGGGCTCAGAGATCAGAATGCTGCTGACCCCACCCCTCTACCCAACCCCCCGCCAGCCTCACGTATCCCTAAGGCCTGGGAGGCAGGTAAAGGGGACCACTGCCGCCATTGACAGCCCAGTTGGGTCTGAATCCGGGGGGAGAGTCTGTGGGAGATGAGAAAGGGGCTGCCTGCTGTGGAGAGGTCAGCTTCTTCATAGGCACCGTAATCTCACCTGCATTCATCTCACCCCAGcctcagagaagagaagcagagcagaactCTTCCTCATCGACAGGCGAGCTTGGCGGTTTGGAGAGCCCAGAAGGATCCCTTTCTGTTCAGTGGCTGCTGAACCCAGGAGCCCAGCAGAGCTCAGGCTcaggctgccacagctccatgGCCCCTGGCCCAGCCATCAGCGAGGCTGAGCATGCCTCCCAggaggcacacacacacaaatccatgTGTACGACACATATAACACATGGCCGACCACACCGATCAACCCAGGCAGGAACACACAGCACTCAACAGAGGGCACCGAGAGCCTCGTCCAGGTCCCCTTCTGGCTGATCACGATGAAGGACTGTGAGTGGGACAATATTACACACATGTACAACGTGGATCACTCCAGCAGCTGGACTGAGACACCCCGTCCACCCTGTAGCTGGTCCCTGGCTCCGGTGGGCCTGGTGGTGTGGTTTCACTCCAGGCGGCAAGtaaacaccacgcagccgctcactcactgcCCGCACCGGTGCGATGGGGGAGTggatcggaagggtaaaagtcctgggtcgagataaagacagattaatagataaagcaaaagccgcgcacgcaagaagaacaaagcaaggaattcattcactcctTGCATCGACAGGCAGGTATctatctccaggagagcaggccTCCAtcatggttacttgggaagacaaacgccataactCCAAACATCTCCtccattccttcttcttcccacagatttATGTGCTGAGcgtgacgtcatatggtatggaatatccctttggtcagttggggtcagctgtcccggttGTGACCCCGGCCATCTTTTTGTGCAGCCCCAAGCCTACTGGCTGGTGGgctggtgtgagaggcagaaaaggcctggactctgtgtaagcactgctcggCAACGACAACAACACCTCTCTATTATCAACAccgttttcagcacaaatcccaaacgcagccccataccagctactatgaagaaaattacctctaTGCCCAAACCAGCACACCTTGACACCCTGGTCATTCTGGCAGCCAGCTCCTCCGGTTCTCTTGGCCCCAGAGACATGCACGCAGACACGAAATGGCCTTATGATGTCTCTGGTGGTTGGCCAGGACCCTCTGGTGCCTCCTGTAGCCAACGCCCTCTGTGACCTCATCCTGAGGGGCACACACCCACACGTGGCTCCCAAGCCGCTTTACCCACTCGCTGCCTCAGCTGGCTTGATACTTGAGAGCAGTCACACACTGACTTGCATACCCTCACACGCTTCACTTGCTGGCAGCACATTATTTCCACTCACCCTGGTCTGTCCAGGTGCCGGCACCCCAGACAAGCAGTGCCGACGACCTCCGGTCCCACTCCAGTGACTGGCACCACTGAGACCGGAACCACGGCCACCTGTGGTTTGGCTCCAGTTGCTGGCCCCTAGACTTCCatacgcacacatgcacacagatcaGAGAGCCCCTCACCAGGGAAAGTCGTTAGGAATAGAGCTTAagaagaagacaggacaggctgcactGATCAGAAGCAGGGCACGTCCAGGCAAACATCCTGAACAGCAAGTAGTTCTTGAGGGACAGCCATGTTATCCCATCTTCCCTCTAGTTTCCTCACGTTTCTTCCTCCCAAGACCACCCTGaaccctcccttctcccacctctgcttcctcccacaaACACGCCATACCGAGTctcgtgctgtgctgtgctgctcttcccctgcactCATCAcagtcttccagtacctaaaggcaGCTACAAAGACGACGCACACTCCCTCTTAACAAAGAGCCACACGGAGAGAAGAGGGAGCAAGCGGGAGAGGTTTCGCCTTCATACAAGGAAGAcatattttacagtgagaacaatcattcactacaacaacctccccagggacgtGGTAGAATTCTGGTGacaggaggttttcaagatgcaattggacagggcgctagataatctcatctggGCTCCCTTTCCTGCAAAacgttgggctagatgatctttggGGGTCCCTATCAGTCGGggcaattctatgattctgtggcaATTCCGGCTCCCTTCATGCTTTATGTCGTGGCTTTCGAGGTGTGCCGATGAGTAATGGGGctccttccagaagagctgaagagctctcccCCCCGCCAAGCTGGCCTTGTCTCCATTGTTATAGGCTGTCAGGGGCGAAACCCGGCAGCTATGGAAAAATCCGTAGCTGTAGCAAGGGAGGAACTCTCTTGGACAGTCCGCTGGTTGGGattggagaagaagggagaatgaaACACGGCTCTCTAGCAAAGCTGTGATGCCCAATGGCTTTAatgagaaaatcaaaggaaaatggaaaaggcgAGAGCTGAAGCAATGCATGTTGGAGGCCgagaaaagctcagagaagtgCTGCCATCGGAAGGAAAACTTCCACGCCAGGCATGCTTCCTGTGCAACTCCCCCTCAAGGCTCTGGCAGTCACGTATGCCCTAGATGCATTGCTACggaaggaaggtggaggtgtTTGATGGGGAGCGTAAGGTAAAGCAgagcaagagggggaaagagagaggcttcCTTGGGAAGAGACGGAAGGCCGCTCCCTCGGGGCTGGTTCCTGGACTTTCCTCGAGGCCCCTGGTACTTCACCACGGGCAAGCGATCCACGGGCTTCAGCATAAGAGATTGCCCCGTCCCAGAGGCCCGCAGAGCCCGCGGCCCAGACCGGACCACCCAAAgccgcccagccccagggagcccccagaagcGATGGGCACACtggcagcgctgagggagctcccCACGGCAGCCGACGCggtggatcccacggctgtgctctgagggaaggagctgaggattgGGCCCGGCAGCGTCACCATCACTGGCGAGGGCTGGATCGCAACGCTGGAGTCGGCGCACCGGATGAcgcagggctcgttgcagctgttggcaagcggggttgggccgcaggtgGCTGGCAGGCACGGGCTGTAGCACGACATGTCTTGCAGAGGGAGGCGACCCTGCAAGaccgggagggagcagagggcattAGCTGTCGGGCCCTTTCAGACCCCCAGCTTGGCTCCTCCGAGAACAAACCAGTGGCTGGCCAGGGCCACATCTCCCTGGGAAGTTCCTTTGCATGCCAAGAGTGACCAAGGCCGGTCGCTGTGCCATGCATGGGGGAGGAAGCACCTGGTGACCCCTTGGACGGTACTGGTCGTGCAGCCTCAGATTTCAGCAGAGCCACTGCTACAAAAGAGCCCAAATG includes:
- the LOC141952110 gene encoding beta-keratin-related protein; this translates as MSCYSPCLPATCGPTPLANSCNEPCVIRCADSSVAIQPSPVMVTLPGPILSSFPQSTAVGSTASAAVGSSLSAASVPIASGGSLGLGGFGWSGLGRGLCGPLGRGNLLC